The genomic segment GGGGCGGATCTCGACCACGCCGTCGTCTATGCCTATGACACGGCAGGCCCGGCGGAAGCGCAGACATCGAACGTGCCGCCACCGCCGTCCGAGCCTGCCCCGATCACCGTCGCCGCCCTCGGTTCCGAGCCGGTACTGCAGGGGATCGATCCGGCCGTCACGCCGTTCAACTTGACGGATAGCGCCCATGCCGAACTCGTCTTCGATCCGCAAAAGCGTGAGGCGATCGCCGGCGGCGATGTCGTCGCCTCCGAAGTCGGCGCCGGCGACATGCCCTTCGTCGTCGACCGGATGGCGGCGCTCGACACGCTGAAGCGGCTGTCGGAGATCAACCCGCAGATCGTGCGGGTGACACCATCCGACAAGGTCCATCGCGACGGCGAGCGCGTCGGCGTCACGGTGTCCGAGCTTGCCGGTCGCAAGCTCGTGCTGTTCGACGTCACCGGCGACGGCACGGTGCAGTTCCTCTATCCCGGCGACAGGGAAGCCGATGCCGACATGTCCGCAACCTTCGATCTCGATCTTTCCGTCGTCGGCCCCTTCGGTACCGACCTGCTCGTCGCCGTCACCTCGGAGGCGCCGATGCCTGGTCTGGTCGAATTCCTGAAACAGAACGACAGGCGCCGCACCGCCGGCAACATCGCCAGACATCTCGGCGAGCTTCTGCCCGAGGGCGCGCGCCTCGGATTTACGGTCCTCTATACCTCCGCCGGAGCCAGGCTATGAGTACGTCGATCAGCAGGGTCCTCAACATTGCGGCCGTCCTTCTGCTTCTGGCCACTCCCGCCCTGGCGCAGCAGGACACGGATTTCGCCGGCGAGGATGGCGGGCGGGTGATCGGCGGCCAGGCGGCGAAGAAAGGCGAATGGCCCTGGCAGGTGAAGATCCTGGCGCCCGATCCCGAGCAGCGCGGCCGCTTCGGCGGCCATTGCGGCGGCTCGCTGATCTCCTCGCGCTGGATCCTGACCGCCGCCCATTGCGTCACCAGCGGCCGTTCCGGCAAGCAGGATCTCTTCGCCCGCGACCTCCTGATCGTCGAGGGAAAGCAGAAGGTCGACAAGGTGATCTCGGTCGACGGGCCTGACAAACCTGGCCTCTCCGTCGAAGACGTGATCATCCACGAGGATTTCGACCGCAAGGTCTTCGCCAACGACATCGCCCTCATCAAGCTCGCCGAACCCGCCGTTTCGAAGCCGGCGATCCTCGCCTCGGCCTCGGACGAGGCCGTCGAAAGCCCCGGCCACACCGCCGTCGTCACCGGCTGGGGCTACACAAAGGCCGATCACGGCTGGGATGACAAATACCTGCCGACCGAACTGCAGGAGGTCGAGCTGCCGCTCGTCTCGCGCGAGGATTGCCGCGCCGCCTACCGCGAAAGCTCGATGCGCATGAACCCGATCGACGAGCGCAATGTCTGCGCCGGTTATGCCGAGGGCGGCAAGGATGCTTGCCAGGGCGATAGCGGCGGGCCGCTGGTCGCGCAGCGCCCCGACAAGCGCTGGATTCAGCTCGGCATCGTCAGCTGGGGCGCCGGCTGTGCCGAGGCTGAACATTACGGCGTCTACACCCGCGTCGCCGCTTTCCGCGACTGGATCGCCGAGAAGACCGATGGCGACGTGCCGAACGCGCCGGACACCTCAGGCGCTTCCGCCGGCGACGACCAGGTGGCGGCGATCGCCACCAAGCGCCGGCCTGCGGCGAGCGACCCGGCGGGCGGAACGACGCAAAAACAGACGCCCGCCGATGAGCTAGAGGCCAACCTTGCGATCACCACGCCGCCCGACGCTACGAAGGCGCCAGCGGAAACGACGCAGACTCCACCCGCCGCTTCGCCCCACGTCAGCCAGCCCGAGGTTCAGGCGCCGGCTGCCGAGCTGCCGATCACCGTGCGTTCTCCCGGCGACCGCGCGCTTCTGATCGGCATCGACGACTATGAAATGCGCGAGGCGAAGCTGACGGGCTCCGTCGACGATGTGAAGGCGATGCAACTCTTCCTCGTCAAGACGGTCGGCTACCGTCCCGAACAGATCCACACGCTCACCAACCGCAAGGCCAGCCGCGCGGCGATCCTTGCCGAAATCGACGACTGGCTGGTGCGCCAGTCGCAAGCCGGCAGCCGCGTCTTCCTCTATTTCAGCGGCCAGGGCTCCGAGGAAATGGGCGCCGAGGCGACGACGAGCCCGACACTGGTTG from the Rhizobium sp. NXC14 genome contains:
- a CDS encoding trypsin-like serine protease → MSTSISRVLNIAAVLLLLATPALAQQDTDFAGEDGGRVIGGQAAKKGEWPWQVKILAPDPEQRGRFGGHCGGSLISSRWILTAAHCVTSGRSGKQDLFARDLLIVEGKQKVDKVISVDGPDKPGLSVEDVIIHEDFDRKVFANDIALIKLAEPAVSKPAILASASDEAVESPGHTAVVTGWGYTKADHGWDDKYLPTELQEVELPLVSREDCRAAYRESSMRMNPIDERNVCAGYAEGGKDACQGDSGGPLVAQRPDKRWIQLGIVSWGAGCAEAEHYGVYTRVAAFRDWIAEKTDGDVPNAPDTSGASAGDDQVAAIATKRRPAASDPAGGTTQKQTPADELEANLAITTPPDATKAPAETTQTPPAASPHVSQPEVQAPAAELPITVRSPGDRALLIGIDDYEMREAKLTGSVDDVKAMQLFLVKTVGYRPEQIHTLTNRKASRAAILAEIDDWLVRQSQAGSRVFLYFSGQGSEEMGAEATTSPTLVAADAKLVREGAKVTVTNQIRETEIAARLNSLKDRRVTLLIDACHVGPGSRSAVAAPAGGTVRCLGPALASLQPPNRSGKEAKFSFGGETAMVWSAVNAGQWALVDTEAKPPLGVFTRRFIEGVQEGVARASDKPEVSNAALLDYVRRKSDEYCRAHSEDCRFTPVPQFYGLPDALGRDVVTGEEAKTPVAAVENTLKTDNEAGVAVDVLPGTSVSIGDKVAMRVSTKKSGYLILVDIDAAGKLTQLYPNKRSMGLKPTAKGGDNRLDPARPVVVPDARNPYIGFEYVVEGPAGVGMVVAILSDKPIEVLDLPDVPTPLVGQRAAFNYVYDLARSLRIVGDDETGVQGKWSFDSKFYRIR